A genomic window from Sporosarcina sp. Marseille-Q4063 includes:
- a CDS encoding tetratricopeptide repeat protein: MIMRKKYGRLRKTENVIVFPGTFERLVAEGIDSVKHKQFEKAVEAFDQAIIYEPDYPEFLGPYAVALYETKDFHRAREVAARLLHSGTASYIDAMELYLTISIQLQEYEEVEMTIDTLLEEGIIPPELLTKFNYLRELNSRLSMRYTTDESSPAEAVFTFEDFLEMDIYTQQHTLASLEGTDLRGMIPVLEDIVESVHLSPLIVTFAVTLLQQAGYSKEVTIKKFGEELVIIPAGTTLPGQDPFTKNVLSTVEEILVKDPSRFEMAKSLIEKFAITAFPFNWGQYDAEEVANAYVQYIECLFTGEEIPNTSLHVFIKQIDDLSNFD, from the coding sequence ATGATTATGCGCAAAAAGTACGGCAGGTTACGTAAAACTGAAAATGTTATCGTATTTCCTGGAACTTTTGAAAGGTTAGTGGCTGAAGGAATCGATAGCGTAAAACATAAACAATTTGAAAAAGCGGTTGAGGCATTTGACCAAGCGATTATTTATGAACCCGATTACCCCGAATTTTTGGGGCCGTATGCAGTCGCGCTATACGAAACAAAAGATTTCCATCGTGCAAGAGAAGTTGCGGCCAGGCTTCTACATAGCGGTACCGCAAGCTACATCGACGCGATGGAGCTATATTTAACAATTAGTATTCAACTTCAAGAATATGAAGAAGTCGAAATGACAATTGATACGCTTTTAGAAGAAGGCATTATTCCACCTGAATTACTAACGAAATTTAATTACCTGCGGGAGTTGAATAGTCGGTTGTCCATGCGTTATACTACCGACGAATCAAGTCCTGCAGAAGCCGTCTTCACATTCGAAGACTTTCTCGAAATGGATATCTATACACAACAACATACACTTGCTTCTTTAGAAGGAACGGATCTCCGCGGAATGATTCCAGTACTAGAAGACATTGTGGAAAGCGTGCATTTATCGCCGCTTATTGTTACATTTGCAGTAACGCTCCTGCAACAAGCGGGTTATTCGAAAGAGGTAACCATCAAAAAGTTTGGAGAAGAACTAGTCATAATACCTGCAGGGACGACATTGCCTGGCCAAGACCCTTTCACGAAAAACGTACTATCGACAGTAGAAGAAATTCTAGTTAAAGATCCATCGCGATTTGAAATGGCTAAAAGTTTAATTGAGAAATTTGCCATCACAGCCTTTCCGTTTAATTGGGGACAATATGATGCAGAGGAAGTCGCAAATGCGTACGTACAATACATAGAATGCTTATTCACGGGGGAAGAAATACCGAACACATCGCTCCATGTATTCATCAAACAAATAGACGATTTATCTAACTTCGATTAA
- a CDS encoding DUF2935 domain-containing protein: MPKSFQKAALFELHFWLQILGDHGRFIHDSLAPSETEKIKTASYFITQFDQLLATSKKPLNEEALLDLLKRSKRTSEEIRSFKLLLIKEHLVRKIKISLPPTFINHMVNEVEEAIRLFTSLGKGQIPPSVHPLHHDLLWLLDAAGHAGAIDSNLDGVEMMYKKTSRDFKKDWEAFYFKAVEMAGYLRANVMKFPALEKFHKEIDLEMKLFKVFLNELEAMGLTKQMLGTLTPLMADHMAREETYYLMKLAETTDLPPSTDDPTKPRVKS; the protein is encoded by the coding sequence TTGCCAAAAAGTTTTCAAAAGGCAGCTTTGTTTGAACTTCACTTTTGGCTTCAAATCTTAGGGGATCATGGTCGTTTTATTCATGATTCATTAGCGCCAAGTGAGACCGAAAAAATTAAAACGGCAAGTTACTTTATAACACAGTTTGATCAACTTCTTGCAACCTCCAAAAAGCCTTTAAATGAAGAGGCGCTGTTGGATTTATTGAAAAGATCAAAGAGGACTAGCGAAGAAATACGTTCGTTTAAATTATTGTTGATAAAGGAACATTTAGTCAGAAAGATAAAAATTTCGCTACCGCCAACATTCATCAATCATATGGTCAACGAGGTAGAAGAGGCAATTCGACTGTTTACGAGTTTAGGAAAAGGGCAAATCCCACCGTCGGTTCATCCTTTGCATCATGACTTGCTATGGTTATTAGATGCAGCGGGGCATGCTGGAGCCATAGACTCGAATTTAGACGGGGTCGAAATGATGTACAAAAAAACCAGTCGTGATTTTAAGAAAGATTGGGAAGCGTTTTATTTTAAGGCGGTTGAAATGGCTGGTTATTTACGTGCAAATGTAATGAAGTTTCCTGCACTCGAAAAATTTCACAAGGAAATTGACTTGGAAATGAAACTATTTAAAGTGTTTTTAAATGAATTAGAAGCGATGGGTCTTACTAAACAAATGCTCGGAACGCTGACGCCTCTGATGGCTGATCATATGGCGCGTGAAGAAACTTATTATCTCATGAAGTTAGCCGAGACAACTGATCTACCCCCATCAACAGACGATCCGACAAAACCACGTGTGAAATCTTAA
- a CDS encoding chromate transporter, translating to MKNNNISFKSLWELFLISTRLGLTSFGGPTAHLGYFHEEYIRRKKWMDEKTYADLVALAQFLPGPASSQVGIGIGVMRAGVVGGIVSFIGFTFPSVIALILFAYLLTGYDVGNAGWIHGLKIVAVAVVAHAILGMAKNLTPDLKRKAIALLALIGTLVAQSTITQVGVILIAAVIGFLLYNKHPIGLDNTKSNFPISKKISAICFILFFGLLFLLPFIRELTGSYWIAMFDSFYRSGSLVFGGGHVVLPLLEQEFVPTGWITEEAFLAGYGATQAVPGPLFTFAAYLGTVMKGWIGGLVATIAVFLPAFLLIVGALPFWDQLRSNPKIKGAIMGVNAAVIGILISALYHPIWTSSILAPMDFALAALLFSMLSYWKLPPWIIVLTGALGGTLLNFL from the coding sequence ATGAAAAACAATAATATAAGCTTCAAATCGCTTTGGGAATTGTTTCTGATTTCAACGCGGCTGGGATTGACCTCATTCGGCGGGCCTACAGCCCATTTAGGGTATTTTCATGAGGAATACATAAGAAGAAAAAAATGGATGGATGAAAAAACATATGCAGATTTGGTTGCCTTAGCGCAGTTCTTACCAGGTCCCGCAAGTAGCCAAGTAGGAATAGGTATCGGTGTCATGCGCGCTGGAGTAGTTGGCGGGATTGTTTCATTTATCGGCTTTACATTCCCTTCTGTAATCGCACTCATTCTGTTTGCTTATTTGCTGACTGGTTATGACGTTGGAAATGCTGGTTGGATCCATGGGCTGAAAATCGTTGCGGTTGCCGTGGTAGCACATGCAATTTTGGGAATGGCTAAGAACTTAACGCCTGATCTAAAAAGAAAAGCAATTGCTTTACTTGCGCTTATCGGGACGCTGGTAGCACAATCAACAATTACGCAGGTCGGTGTTATTTTGATCGCTGCAGTAATTGGATTCCTTCTATATAACAAGCACCCGATAGGTTTGGACAATACAAAATCGAATTTCCCGATTTCTAAAAAAATCTCTGCAATCTGTTTTATATTATTTTTTGGTCTTCTCTTTCTATTACCGTTTATTAGAGAACTAACCGGATCCTATTGGATAGCTATGTTTGACAGCTTTTATAGATCAGGTTCACTTGTATTCGGCGGTGGGCATGTCGTATTGCCTTTGTTGGAACAAGAATTTGTACCAACAGGTTGGATAACTGAAGAAGCATTTTTGGCAGGTTATGGTGCTACACAGGCTGTACCGGGCCCCCTGTTTACATTCGCAGCTTATTTAGGTACTGTCATGAAAGGTTGGATTGGCGGTTTAGTTGCGACAATCGCTGTTTTCTTGCCGGCATTTCTATTAATTGTTGGCGCATTGCCTTTTTGGGATCAATTGCGCAGCAACCCTAAAATTAAAGGTGCAATAATGGGTGTGAATGCAGCTGTTATCGGAATACTAATTTCCGCGTTATATCATCCGATTTGGACGAGCTCGATTCTGGCACCAATGGATTTTGCACTAGCCGCTTTACTATTCAGCATGCTTTCCTATTGGAAGCTGCCGCCTTGGATTATTGTGCTAACAGGTGCACTCGGCGGGACATTATTAAATTTTCTATAA